The Lolium rigidum isolate FL_2022 chromosome 1, APGP_CSIRO_Lrig_0.1, whole genome shotgun sequence region aaaagattataaaataaataaaaaccagtaaggtaaataaagaaaacattaaaactaagtttctttatttggaacttattaaatcattattagagagatttaaaccctgattaataattaccctaataattattaattgtttaaaaataataaaatgcctaattcaatattatttttatttccaagttactaataacttcaacttaaaAAATGAAGATATTAATCATAGATCAATatagtaaatagcaaaccctaattccatattgaagaATATTACAACCCCATCAttctatgtggaaccctaaaaccctaattcaattatacACCATACCCTAGCTCCATTAGTCAATAGGAAccttaaattgcttctaacctaaaccctaggttagaacatgtgatcatggtaccttctttcaaagcatagaaccaTAGTCGCAACTACATACTTGTCCTGGCCAcataaatgtagaagacctatcactaatatatggatatcccatgtggtcatcttcatcagacctaaataatcaagtagggtcaatcaagtgtaaaccctagatcctattaccaaagccatcacctttatttatccctatttagcatcacatcaaTATGATAAACCTTAGGAGCAACCATGCCAAGTCTtgagcattacataaccatattccactaaaccctactagtgttggatacttatccaccatcctatttaggagcctattattccttacttaatagaaccaatggTAAAACCTAAACCGCCTCAACCCTAatcgatatacttcttattacttaagaagtatgttcttcaaaagttattcttttgaagaaaataaggaatcatcatcaaccccgcttataagaacatgttcttcaaaagttattcttttgaagaatataacaagtaatcatcaaccatgcactatagaacttaaaattgacaatctgctctttacttattatacgactactattcctggttgtgtatgattgttactattcattttgccatctgcttataattctaaaaacaacacaaccctgaataagaaccttgtttgtgaatcactttaaaagtgcaacacaccctgagctaatcattacaactcactgatcctaaatcatcggggttaggtcacgcttagagcgattgcatctcatacttatgcattattgcatccttggcaatcttttaaacatcgtccttaccggacgatgatgctatttcagaatttggagttattgcgtatcgaagaccttgtccgcataatcttgcgatcaagaaaggcaagttcatcacttgctcatgccatttgagtatttttaccaaattacttgcaaagtactatgtttatcactattgcataaaaagcaaaaccactattttcataactatgaatatgactatgtggtgggcaatggaaccatggattgtgttgatatggtggaggttccattgcaaggttttatatccatctaggattaaacaacaaatgtcgccagtgattcttgtgccgtaatacccgtgttaaccataagatctggaatgggacggactagtcaatcgtatttccacctcttgtacatcaacggatgcgcttaccgtagcagttgtatctggcggaacaaccggagggtggggatcccactctaattccccacggtaaagcattgcttgccgtagcagttgtatcttgcggaacaaccggagggtggggatcccactctaattccccacggtaatgtggtctatgatgggttgcagctaccggcgtaggagtgtatggtagagcccagcactgtcgtcgtggtcggggtccaccctgaaattacgggaataatgggaccggcgtggacccagggtcggggcatccaacaacgggtgggtgtgcgaggtagcggaggaatatgattggctatgaccttactcctgacctcacaccaaaggaagtgtggacgagcctgcaactcggttggcaacaaggataagatctcttatgggtaaagcaacacacctctgcggagtgtaaagaaccgtgacctgtcactccctgttccgggataaggaactgcgaacgcggccggaaaggagctccatgaagttctagtaaaccggtgaaggctgacggacatagttcttctgaataaaaacaaccttttgaagaaatgattatgaaaacctgcattggtattagactttctggtctaatgccgtagctagtgcattaaacacctctttcctataatgaacttgttgagtacgctcgtactcatcccactcttaaatcccctgcttagatttggaggcatcaaaggaggatctacagtgccactcgaagaccgaggagtcaacaactacttcacgggacAGGATTCGTCAGAAGAGtccgataccacatccaacaaggagaaaacctagattagcaatagaaaggaactagcttcctaaacctagctcctattttagctagaatctattcatagcctctgtagatagctaaatactctacaagtagagttcgtgttaggattagactacgagtcgttcttctggagtttatttgcagttttacctcattgtaaagtaggaggctgtgatgatcttatgtaacagagtctgtgtgtaattctatagacatgccttggacccgcatatgtttctgttgtaccactctgagcgatataatactagtggaacggtgtttcattggtgttatatcagacttgcatactacaccatgcagtggtatgccgggtcaccacacgtatcatctaccgaacaccgatccatCTATTTTTGGCTTCTTGACGGcacggtatgctaatagtatggATATCTCTTTTTCCTCTATGCCATACTCGTGGTTCGATGAatcgtatgatgaactctacaaatatacatatgaaatGACTTCACTACTACTAGCTTGTAGCAAAAAATTGGAGAAAATGTTGGCGGCCGGTGGAGGCGCATACGTTGCGAGCGAACTGGCGAGCATCTTGGCTACGCCATGTTGAAAGTACGCTCGATGACGACATGGATGCCGCTCGAGCGCGCCGCTAGCAAGATGAGGAGGCGCAAAGGAGAAGAAGTGTCGTCGGAAGCGCCAGCCTTGTGCCCgtcgatggtggcggcggctgctCGGTATAGCGCGGCGGAGCGGTCGAAACTACCGGAAGGAGGCGCGGGGGAGGCAGATCTACGGCGCGGCGGCGAActcgggcgggggcggcggcgaaatcgaccggcggcggcgcggatgggGAAATGGAAGGCGCGGGGTGAATTTTCCAGCCGTTGAAGCTTCGCGCGCGTGCGAAAAGATACCGCGCGTTGCAGCCGACGCATCACATATGGCGTCTCGGATAGTGCAAAACGCAGCGGGCACCAAAATATTTTCAGCGCTGCCCCGGATAGCGCGCCTGCTGGAGGAGCAAATTCATCTCTGTGCGCTACATACCGGCGGTTTTTATTGCGCAGGCGCGGGACAGCGCATGTTGGAGATGCTCCTACAAGTGATGAGCTGAATTTGAGCTCAACTTGTAGCAAACTAGCAAGAGACAAGCCAGTTCAGATTGACTCGAGTTTAAAGGAAGAGCTAAAAGAGTCTCGGAACAGAAAGGTCAAACAACTAGCTTCCAAGTTGTCTCATGCTGGGTTGTGACCTTGTGACGATTTCGAGCTACTTTCAGGAGGATAAAAAATGGAGAAAATTCCAAGGTCACATGTTCCCAAGTAACTATCACAGTGTCATTCTATCATTTCCTATGTCAAATTGGAGTACAAGTCTTCGTGGAATTTTAGCAACAAACCGTTTCTAACTTTAAGCATTTATTTATTAAGGGAAAAATAGTGCAAATTGATATTATTAGATTTATTACTAAATGCGTTTTTCTTCTCTAATTATAATTGGTTGTATGTGAGACAATGAGACGACAGAAATTGACAGTGAAAGCACCATCTAGAAGACTATGTCATGTTAAGAGTTGGTAATTCGAGCCATCTTAGAGTCAAAAACGGGTGAGCTAGCCGTTGCTCAGGCATGGCGCATTTTTCAACCAAGCTACAAAAGACGCTCATACTCAACTTATTTCTTCCCAGAACATCCAGAGCCGAGCTAAAATATGAGTCGGAACAATTTTTACAGCACTACCTGCAGTGATGCATTGTGCAAAAGACAGATAAAAAGCACTCGTACATTTTTTAGACGGCAGGCTCAAGATGAGTCCTGCCTGTTGCCCTCTTTTTGATATGTCAAGAACATACTGAGAACGACAGAGGTGATAAATAGAACACTTCACAGCAGTGTAATAATGCTAATGACAACCTAACACGATCTGCATCAACTGACATCTGTTTGCATATATGAAGTCTAGTCTATCTCATAGCAGCAATTTGTAGCCTTACAAAAGAGGAAGTTGTAATAATTTGATGAATATAATGAGCCTCTAGAAATCAGCTAAAACATGACAACTTATGATCAGGATAGCACCTGAGGTGGTAAATGCCTTGATGTGGACCAGCAGCCAAATGGTAGGATCTCATGCCCACGCGTTCTTCTTCATTCACTCCTCTCCTCTACACCACTCAAACCCAGTCCAGAACGACCAGGTTACATCATTGCCCTTCTGTGATTCCGTGGATGCGACGCAGTTGATCATATAACCACTAGTAGCATAAATGTCAATTCAAATAGTCTGTGCTGTTTTAATTGACTGTTGACTCCACCGTGCTTATTTACTGCAATTGCAAGACTTTCGAGCACCCATCCTATATTTGCAGCCTCTTCATCCGCACACTTGCCTCCTCTTCAGTTCATCATGCCTCTCCTCATTGTTTTCACCTTGCTCTTGTACCTATGTATCCCAGCAAGTTCTACCACGACGGACACCATCTTGGCAGGCCAAGCAGTTGGCGTCAACAACAAGCTCATCTCCAAAAATGGCAGGTATGCTCTTGGCTTCTTCGAAACAAGCGACAAATCCCTTGGAAACACGAATAACTGGTACCTCGGCATATGGTTCAATACAGTCCCCAAATTTACTTCTGTATGGGTTGCAAATAGAGACAATCCAATAAAAAACACCACCTCATTGGAGCTCACAATCTCTGAGGATGGCAACCTTGCCATCTTAAGCCGATCCACCAAGTCCATGATCTGGTCAACACAAGCAAATATCAAAAGAAATAACACCACCGCTGTGCTGTCGGATAGTGGAAATCTCAGACTGACTAACTCTTCAAACTCATCAGAAGTTTTGTGGCAGAGTTTTGATCAGCCAACAGATACATTTTTCCCAGGGTCAAAGCTTGGATGGGACAAGGTCACTGGCCTGAACCGCCGTATAGTTTCTTGGAAGAACTTGGTCGACCCAGCTACCGGTGTGTATTGCTATGAGGTAGACCCTAGTGGTGTTGACCAGTTATTGCTTGCACGACTGGACCACTCTGTACCATATTGGTCCAGTGGTGCATGGGATGGCAAATCCTTCGCCATGGTTCCAGAGATGGCACGAAACGTTAGATGGATTTCAAAATTTGTCCATAATATTGACCATGAGAGGTACTACACATATAGCTTACTAAATGAAAAAGCGGTTACTCGTCATGTAATTGATGTCTCCGGTCAATTAAAGGTGTTCGTTTGGTTCGAGGGCTCAAAGGATTGGCAAATGGTCTTCGCCAAACCAAGAACTCCATGTGATGTCTATGCGGTTTGTGGACCTTTCACAATTTGCACTGATAATCCACTTCTAGATTGCAAGTGTATGAAGGGCTTCACCATCACATCCCGTAAGGACTGGGAGGTAGAAGATCGAACCGGTGGGTGCTCGAGAAATACTCCATTAGACTGCAGTAGCAACAAAAGCACAACACATACCACAGACAACTTCTACTCTGTATCATGTGTTAGTTTGCCACACAATGCCACAATAGTAGAGGCTGCTAAAAGCAAGAGTGAGTGCAAACAATTTTGCCTGAATAATTGCTCTTGCACAGCGTATTCCTTTAGCAACAATGGATGTTCTATCTGGCATAATGAATTGCTCAACACAAGACAGGTACAGTGTGGTGTCAGTATCTATGCAAACGGAGAAACTCTTTACCTTCGCCTTTCTGCTAAAGATATCCAAAGTTTGAAAAACAAGAGAAAAGGGATCCTTATTGAAGTTGCAGTTGGTACAGGTGTTTCTGCCCTTGGCTTATTCGCACTCATCCTCCTACTAATGTTTTGGAGCAACAAACAGAAGAGGTCTGTCCGCATAGTGCATGATGCTCAAGGTTGTAATGGAATCATTGTATTTCGATACACTGATTTATACCGTGCAACAAAAAATTTCACAGATAAGTTGGGGAAAGGCAGTTTTGGTTCTGTATTCAAGGGGTTCATAAACGATTCAGTTTCCATAGCAGTGAAGAGGCTTGATGGTGCTTATCAAGGAGAGAAGCAATTCAGAACAGAAGTGAGCTCGATTGGAGCCGTTCAGCACATCAATTTAGTTAAGCTTGTTGGTTTCTGTTGTGAGGGTTCTAGGAGGTTGCTTGTTTATGAACACATGTCAAACCGCTCTCTTGATATCCATTTATTTCGAGCCAATCCTATGATGTTGAATTGGACTGCTCGTTATAAGATAGCCCTGGGAGTTGCCAGAGGATTAGCCTACTTGCACGAGAGCTGTCGAGACTGCATCATACACTGTGATATTAAGCCAGAAAACATACTTCTTGATGCTTCATTCCACCCGAAAATTGCAGACTTTGGGATGGCAAAGCTTTTAGGAAGGGATTACAGCCGAGTCTTGACTACAATTAGAGGAACTGCAGGGTACCTTGCACCTGAATGGATTACTGGCGTTCCTATTACACCAAAAGTTGATGTTTATAGCTATGGGATGGTGTTGCTGGAAATGATATCTGGAAGAAGGAACTCGTGTGCACCATCTTCTAGTGGTGGCAACCTTGATGTTTATTTCCCTGTGCATGCCACACATAAGCTTCTCGAAGGAGATGTGGAGAGTTTGCTAGATAACAAATTACAGGGTGGTGTCAATCTTGACGAGGCTGAGCTGGTTTGCAAGGTTGCATGTTGGTGCATCCAAGATAAGGAGTTTGATCGACCAACAATGGGAGAGGTGGTTCAGATTCTCGAGGGTCTAGTTGATATCAGAATGCCCCCGATACCAAGGCTACTTCAAGCTATTGGTCGAAGCTAGCATTACACGTGCTCGTTACCTTTTTTTTCAAGCAAAACTAGCTCGATTGAATGCCTAGGTGTTACGATTAAACACCAGACTTATGTTTATATTTGAAGTGAGAGTTGTATTTACTATACAAATGTGATGCTTGTAACCAGAAATATAGTTGTGTTAGTTACAACATTGTAACTCTTTTGATGTACTCTTGAAAAAATGCCCAGTATAATGTTAGCCATGAAAACAGCAGTTTGTAATTACTGACTCTGTTATGGTCCCTATATGCTTTTAAAATATATTATTGACTCCCGGTGATGTATCTTCTGATAAGAGTCAGACGGTTTCCACGACAACATAGATCggcttaaacatgactttgaCATTATCACATTACAACACAATGGAGGTCTGTGGATGTAACAAATGGAATCCCGGTGCATGTGCAAAGATGTGGGTTGCTGTGGCGCTCATATTGGACTATTGGTATAGGGCGATGTGGTAGTGACGGCGTGAGGCAACCTCATGGTGCAGCCATCACCAAAGCCAAACATATGGCAATGCTACCGCTAAATTGTACTGCACTCAAAAGGCCCTACGGCTATGGGTTTTACAACATTACCAGCATACGAAGCAGACGCCAGGATGGTCTGAGGCATACACGGCGGCGACAATTCTTGCTCGGTAATAGCAGTCTGAGAACGGCAACAGCAATAAGGGTTCAACAAGGATAAAAGGAAGTCAACTCAAGGAAATTTGAACAAAGAGGTTGCACAGGATCAATACCCCGGGGGACTTGATCCCCGACCTCGGCTACAGAGCTCCAGAGAGTGAATTGGGAATGTGGTACAGGGGAGCGAAGCAAACTCATTGGGGTGGGTTGCTGGGGTGATGGTGGGGGGCTCGGCCTCTGATTTTGTGAAGTGAAGCAGATCGCGGGCATGGCGAGTCACCAGGTGCTCGACTGCGAGCACTGTGAGGGAGCGCGCGTACACACGGGAGAGGGAGAGAAAGTATCCTGTAATCTGTACTCAGATGGCGCAGGTAGGTTGAGCAGAAGGCTGGAGCGCAGGCGGCAGCAACGGGAGAGGCTTGGGCGCACTCGGGGGACGCTTGAAGCTGGGTAGATTCGACGGGAGCGCGCGGGAGTTGAGCCCTCATCGCGCGCTGATGCCGGTGGCTGGTGAGGGCGGCGCTGCTTCGCCGCCGTTACC contains the following coding sequences:
- the LOC124702839 gene encoding G-type lectin S-receptor-like serine/threonine-protein kinase At2g19130; this translates as MPLLIVFTLLLYLCIPASSTTTDTILAGQAVGVNNKLISKNGRYALGFFETSDKSLGNTNNWYLGIWFNTVPKFTSVWVANRDNPIKNTTSLELTISEDGNLAILSRSTKSMIWSTQANIKRNNTTAVLSDSGNLRLTNSSNSSEVLWQSFDQPTDTFFPGSKLGWDKVTGLNRRIVSWKNLVDPATGVYCYEVDPSGVDQLLLARLDHSVPYWSSGAWDGKSFAMVPEMARNVRWISKFVHNIDHERYYTYSLLNEKAVTRHVIDVSGQLKVFVWFEGSKDWQMVFAKPRTPCDVYAVCGPFTICTDNPLLDCKCMKGFTITSRKDWEVEDRTGGCSRNTPLDCSSNKSTTHTTDNFYSVSCVSLPHNATIVEAAKSKSECKQFCLNNCSCTAYSFSNNGCSIWHNELLNTRQVQCGVSIYANGETLYLRLSAKDIQSLKNKRKGILIEVAVGTGVSALGLFALILLLMFWSNKQKRSVRIVHDAQGCNGIIVFRYTDLYRATKNFTDKLGKGSFGSVFKGFINDSVSIAVKRLDGAYQGEKQFRTEVSSIGAVQHINLVKLVGFCCEGSRRLLVYEHMSNRSLDIHLFRANPMMLNWTARYKIALGVARGLAYLHESCRDCIIHCDIKPENILLDASFHPKIADFGMAKLLGRDYSRVLTTIRGTAGYLAPEWITGVPITPKVDVYSYGMVLLEMISGRRNSCAPSSSGGNLDVYFPVHATHKLLEGDVESLLDNKLQGGVNLDEAELVCKVACWCIQDKEFDRPTMGEVVQILEGLVDIRMPPIPRLLQAIGRS